A genomic region of Papaver somniferum cultivar HN1 chromosome 7, ASM357369v1, whole genome shotgun sequence contains the following coding sequences:
- the LOC113295317 gene encoding uncharacterized protein LOC113295317 — translation MWTINDFPAYGNLSGCTYKGKAACPLCGENTLSNWLAFSRKTVYLNHRRFLRHNHPLRQKKDWFNGEIERKEKPPVMSGAAALECQNSITNDFGKAEKNEEEIRKRKIKRRRIRRKRDVVADAAISGANDDETELRVFNKRSIFFDLPYWKDEKFKGSIGFSSDLRKHFSKDGCLGVLKAHDYHVLMQQILPVALQGLLPVGPREAIFRLCSYFHEICQRAVDLHRLIELEVEVAETLCMFERYFPPSLFDVMMHLTIHLAREVRLCGPVQYRWMYPFERYMKTFKEYVKNYAQPEACIAECYLGMESVRYFDIRKAQAAEKGVEQRRNENTQNGSTPAARPLSKGVQVRMDGEKLKIAHRYVLFNTPEIDPYMIMHMDELKSPAGRAITSEDQLNSIQSDTFADWFQQKVKMQIEQGMPISHTVEWLSYGPLENCISYKGLLINNTRFITKDVKRVTQNSGVSIESTTLVAGLSETSGFYGVLEEILLLDYNHMFQIPIFKCDWAHTNFGVKVEYGFTLVNLKQHKNQYCNDPFILAKQARQVFYSRESNTSNWYVMVKPPPRGFHELEEYNEKHDTIFQPVDISTLGFQMDDENESYLREDGEYTIVVPKKKKNKKKKKKKFTTECVVLYEFPAILKFLATAEWLLLLSSFVCEYRFEDGNVFQNICLFDGILLP, via the exons ATGTGGACAATAAACGATTTCCCTGCATATGGTAATTTATCTGGATGTACGTATAAAGGGAAGGCAGCCTGTCCTCTTTGCGGTGAAAATACACTTTCAAACTGGTTGGCATTTAGTCGTAAAACTGTCTACTTGAATCATAGGAGATTTCTTCGTCATAATCATCCTCTTCGGCAGAAAAAAGACTGGTTTAATGGAGAGATTGAGAGGAAGGAAAAGCCACCTGTTATGTCTGGTGCTGCGGCACTTGAATGTCAGAATAGTATTACAAATGATTTTGGGAAAGCGGAGAAGAACGAGGAGGAGATAAGGAAAAGAaagatcaaaagaagaagaataagg CGGAAAAGGGATGTTGTTGCTGATGCGGCTATTTCTGGTGCaaatgatgatgaaactgaactTCGGGTGTTTAACAAACGGTCAATATTCTTCGACTTGCCTTACTGGAAG GATGAGAAATTTAAAGGTTCCATTGGTTTTAGTTCTGATCTTAGAAAGCATTTCTCAAAAGATGGTTGCTTAGGTGTTCTTAAggctcatgattaccatgttcttATGCAACAAATATTACCCGTTGCTTTGCAAGGACTTTTACCTGTAGGGCCAAGGGAGGCAATTTTCAGGTTATGTTCTTATTTTCACGAAATATGCCAAAGGGCAGTTGATCTCCATAGATTAATAGAACTTGAAGTAGAAGTTGCTGAGACTTTGTGTATGTTTGAGAGGTACTTCCCTCCGTCACTTTTTGATGTCATGATGCACTTGACAATTCACCTAGCTCGAGAAGTGCGATTATGTGGACCTGTACAATATCgttggatgtatccatttgaaag GTATATGAAGACATTCAAAGAATACGTAAAGAATTATGCACAACCTGAAGCTTGTATAGCCGAGTGTTATCTTGGAATGGAGAGTGTTAGGTATTTTGATATTCGTAAGgcccaagcagctgaaaaaggAGTAGAGCAAAGGCGTAACGAAAACACTCAAAATGGTTCCACACCGGCAGCACGTCCTCTTTCTAAAGGTGTCCAAGTGCGTATGGATGGTGAGAAGTTAAAGATAGCTCACAGATATGTGCTTTTTAACACACCCGAAATTGACCCATATATGAT AATGCATATGGACGAGTTAAAATCTCCTGCTGGGAGGGCAATTACTAGTGaagaccaactcaattccatacaGTCTGACACATTTGCAGATTggtttcaacaaaag GTTAAGATGCAAATTGAACAAGGCATGCCAATATCACACACGGTAGAATGGTTGTCATATGGGCCGTTGGAAAACTGCATATCATATAAAGGCTTGCTTATCAATAACACTAGGTTTATTACGAAGGATGTTAAGAGAGTCACACAAAACAGTGGAGTTTCAATTGAATCAACAACCTTAGTTGCAGGATTGTCAGAAACTAGTGGGTTCTATGGtgttttagaagaaattctattgttGGACTACAATCATATGTTTCAAATTCCAATATTCAAATGTGATTGGGCTCACACCAATTTTGGTGTGAAGGTAGAATATGGCTTTACATTAGTCAATTTAAAGCAGCATAAGAACCAATACTGTAACGATCCATTCATTTTAGCAAAGCAAGCGCGACAAGTTTTCTATTCTCGAGAGTCAAATACATCTAACTGGTATGTGATGGTGAAACCACCGCCCAGGGGTTTCCATGAATTAGAGGAATACAATGAAAAGCATGACACAATTTTCCAGCCAGTGGATATTTCAACTCTTGGTTTCCAAATGGATGACGAGAACGAGAGTTACTTAAGAGAAGATGGGGAATATACCATAGTGGTtccgaaaaagaagaagaacaaaaagaagaagaaaaagaagttcacAA CTGAGTGTGTAGTTCTGTATGAGTTTCCTGCTATTCTCAAGTTTCTTGCTACAGCTGAGT GGCTGCTTTTGTTATCATCATTTGTGTGTGAATATCGGTTTGAAGATGGTAATGTTTTTCAGAATATTTGTTTGTTTGATGGTATACTTTTGCCATAA